A genomic window from Salvia splendens isolate huo1 chromosome 11, SspV2, whole genome shotgun sequence includes:
- the LOC121756107 gene encoding heavy metal-associated isoprenylated plant protein 16-like → MHSEKAKSKAIKIAVAVEGVMGVSIGGNDKLEVVGEEVDSVCLANCLRKKFCFAEIISVGEAKPQPPKPPVPPLCPPPPYCHPIYCYDPPPSNCSIM, encoded by the exons ATGCATAGTGAGAAGGCTAAGTCAAAGGCCATAAAAATTGCTGTGGCCGTTGAAG GAGTGATGGGAGTGAGTATAGGAGGAAATGATAAGCTAGAGGTGGTGGGAGAAGAGGTAGATTCAGTGTGTTTGGCCAACTGTCTCAGGAAGAAATTTTGTTTTGCAGAAATCATAAGCGTCGGAGAAGCCAAGCCACAACCTCCCAAACCACCAGTGCCGCCGCTGTGTCCACCGCCGCCGTATTGCCACCCCATTTATTGCTACGATCCTCCTCCCTCCAATTGCTCCATTATGTGA
- the LOC121756108 gene encoding uncharacterized protein LOC121756108 produces MSSSFNFEAFNLLEDNEWDEKIVEQNQQFDQLIEDIAIWPTTLPSPPATQTARAKRRYIERKREEGHDTIFEQYFAEDPIYHPDFFRTRYRMRKPLFEKIINKLIDTDNFFVQKRDATGRLGMSAIQKCTTAMRMLAYEAAADLHDEYLRMSAQLIRKFLIKFVEGVISNFGDEYLRKPNEEDLARLLHIGEQRGFPGMLGSIDCMHWEWKNCPTSCARQYARRSGSPTIILEAVASQDLWIWHAFFGTPGSRNDINVLDQSPVFDDILEGRAPKVNYIVNGHEKNIGYYLTDGIYPQWAAFIKSIPGP; encoded by the coding sequence ATGTCATCAAGTTTTAATTTTGAAGCTTTCAATCTTCTTGAAGACAATGAATGGGATGAAAAAATTGTTGAACAAAATCAGCAATTCGATCAACTAATCGAGGATATAGCTATTTGGCCAACAACCTTGCCTTCACCACCTGCAACCCAGACGGCTAGAGCTAAAAGGAGATACATTGAAAGGAAACGCGAAGAGGGTCATGATACTATTTTCGAGCAGTACTTTGCTGAAGATCCAATCTATCATCCGGATTTTTTTCGAACAAGGTATCGCATGCGAAAACCATTGTTcgaaaaaataatcaataagcTCATCGACACCGACAACTTTTTTGTGCAAAAGCGTGATGCTACTGGTCGACTTGGTATGTCTGCAATTCAGAAATGTACAACAGCGATGAGGATGTTGGCCTACGAGGCAGCGGCCGACTTGCACGACGAATATTTGAGAATGAGCGCACAACTCATTCGCAAATTTCTCATCAAGTTCGTTGAAGGTGTAATTTCTAACTTCGGCGATGAGTACTTGCGAAAGCCCAACGAAGAAGACTTGGCAAGACTTCTGCATATTGGAGAACAACGTGGGTTTCCAGGCATGTTGGGTAgtattgactgcatgcattgggaatggaagaattgtcccaCTTCATGTGCCCGACAATATGCCAGAAGAAGCGGGAGTCCGACAATCATCTTGGAAGCAGTAGCATCTCAAGatctgtggatatggcatgcttttTTTGGAACTCCAGGTTCGAGAAATGATATTAACGTGCTTGATCAATCTCCTGTTTTTGATGATATTTTGGAAGGTCGAGCACCGAAGGTCAATTACATAGTAAATGGCCACGAAAAAAATATAGGATATTATCTCACTGATGGCATATATCCTCAATGGGCGGCATTTATCAAATCTATCCCAGGTCCATAA
- the LOC121754085 gene encoding probable calcium-binding protein CML21, with protein MGAAVAKSSSARGAVPESNLEARILEAMRRREAKGCSIKSFNSIILKFPKIDQSLRKCKATFENFDEDGNGVIDQQELKHCFEKLEISFTDEEINDLFDACDISDAKGIKFNEFIVLLCLVYFLREDPAAHQSYWKGMPNLDSTFETLVDAFVFLDKNKDGYVSRNEMVDAINETTSGERSSGRIAMRRFEEMDWDKNGMVNFKEFLFAFTRWVGIEDADDNDDDADN; from the exons ATGGGAGCTGCGGTTGCCAAAAGTTCGTCTGCGAGGGGTGCAGTGCCAGAATCGAATCTCGAGGCCAGAATACTCGAGGCAATGCGTAGACGAGAAGCTAAAGGCTGTAGTATCAAGTCCTTCAATAGCATCATTTTGAAGTTCCCCAAAATTGATCAGAGCTTAAGAAAATGCAAAGCTACATTCGAAAATTTTG ATGAGGATGGGAATGGTGTAATTGATCAACAAGAGCTGAAGCACTGCTTTGAAAAGCTAGAGATCAGTTTCACTGATGAGGAGATCAATGATCTGTTTGATGCGTGTGATATAAGCGATGCCAAGGGGATCAAGTTTAACGAGTTCATAGTTCTTCTTTGCCTCGTCTACTTTCTCAGGGAAGATCCAGCTGCCCACCAATCT TACTGGAAGGGGATGCCGAATCTGGATTCTACATTTGAAACACTGGTGGATGCATTTGTGTTTCTGGACAAGAACAAAGATGGGtatgtgagtagaaatgagaTGGTTGATGCAATAAATGAAACTACTTCAGGTGAACGATCCTCTGGAAGAATTGCAATGAGGAGATTCG AAGAGATGGACTGGGACAAGAATGGAATGGTTAACTTCAAGGAATTCCTTTTTGCTTTCACTCGTTGGGTTGGCATTGAAGACGCTGATGACAATGACGATGATGCAGATAACTGA
- the LOC121754084 gene encoding KH domain-containing protein At5g56140-like isoform X1: protein MHNKFLSVVKSQEHYLYMLSLRLTSEAEGLDSTMVWYLNFKLQLKRYLTDLLAERNKLNPFMAVLPNCYRMLNQEILRVTTLLGSASVLEQSMLEHASPLASGGIYSNGGANANRWASSPFQSEISSVMQSSSTPNWLGSQGSSSGLIVKRTIRVDIPVDQYPSYNFVGRLLGPRGNSLKRVEATTECRVLIRGRGSIKDPTREEMMRGKPGYEHLNEPLHILVEAELPVEIIDARLMQSREILEDLLKPMDEAQDYYKKQQLRELALLNGTLRDDVSQMSGSVSPFHNSLGMKRAKTRV from the exons ATGCATAATAAATTCTTGTCAGTTGTCAAGAGTCAAGAACATTATCTTTATATGTTGTCCTTGCGACTAACCTCTGAAGCCGAAGGTCTCGATTCCACTATGGTGtggtatttaaattttaaattgcaaTTAAAAAG GTACCTCACAGACTTGCTGGCAGAACGTAACAAGCTCAATCCTTTTATGGCTGTGCTTCCAAATTGCTACCGGATGCTGAATCAGG AAATATTGCGTGTAACTACACTGTTGGGGAGTGCATCAGTTTTAGAACAAAGTATGCTTGAACATGCTAGCCCCCTGGCTTCAGGAGGAATATATTCAAATGGAGGAGCTAACGCGAACAGATGGGCATCATCACCCTTTCAATCAGAA ATATCTAGTGTAATGCAATCTTCCTCCACTCCAAACTGGCTTGGTTCCCAAGGTAGCTCTTCTGGTCTCATAGTCAAGCGGACAATCAGGGTTGATATTCCAGTTGACCAATATCCTAGT TATAATTTTGTTGGACGCCTCCTTGGCCCTAGAGGAAATTCTTTGAAGCGAGTTGAAGCAACTACCGAGTGCCGTGTTCTAATCAGAGGGCGTGGCAGTATCAAGGATCCAACAAGG GAGGAGATGATGAGAGGTAAACCGGGATATGAGCACCTCAATGAGCCTCTTCACATACTTGTCGAGGCAGAACTGCCTGTTGAGATCATCGATGCTCGTCTAATGCAGTCACGTGAGATACTAGAAGATTTACTTAAGCCTATG GACGAAGCTCAAGACTACTATAAGAAGCAACAGCTGCGAGAACTGGCACTGCTGAATGGTACACTTCGTGATGATGTCTCTCAAATGTCTGGTTCTGTATCACCCTTTCACAACAGCCTGGGAATGAAGAGGGCGAAAACCAGGGTGTGA
- the LOC121754084 gene encoding KH domain-containing protein At5g56140-like isoform X3, producing MSSARYLTDLLAERNKLNPFMAVLPNCYRMLNQEILRVTTLLGSASVLEQSMLEHASPLASGGIYSNGGANANRWASSPFQSEISSVMQSSSTPNWLGSQGSSSGLIVKRTIRVDIPVDQYPSYNFVGRLLGPRGNSLKRVEATTECRVLIRGRGSIKDPTREEMMRGKPGYEHLNEPLHILVEAELPVEIIDARLMQSREILEDLLKPMDEAQDYYKKQQLRELALLNGTLRDDVSQMSGSVSPFHNSLGMKRAKTRV from the exons ATGTCGTCCGCCAG GTACCTCACAGACTTGCTGGCAGAACGTAACAAGCTCAATCCTTTTATGGCTGTGCTTCCAAATTGCTACCGGATGCTGAATCAGG AAATATTGCGTGTAACTACACTGTTGGGGAGTGCATCAGTTTTAGAACAAAGTATGCTTGAACATGCTAGCCCCCTGGCTTCAGGAGGAATATATTCAAATGGAGGAGCTAACGCGAACAGATGGGCATCATCACCCTTTCAATCAGAA ATATCTAGTGTAATGCAATCTTCCTCCACTCCAAACTGGCTTGGTTCCCAAGGTAGCTCTTCTGGTCTCATAGTCAAGCGGACAATCAGGGTTGATATTCCAGTTGACCAATATCCTAGT TATAATTTTGTTGGACGCCTCCTTGGCCCTAGAGGAAATTCTTTGAAGCGAGTTGAAGCAACTACCGAGTGCCGTGTTCTAATCAGAGGGCGTGGCAGTATCAAGGATCCAACAAGG GAGGAGATGATGAGAGGTAAACCGGGATATGAGCACCTCAATGAGCCTCTTCACATACTTGTCGAGGCAGAACTGCCTGTTGAGATCATCGATGCTCGTCTAATGCAGTCACGTGAGATACTAGAAGATTTACTTAAGCCTATG GACGAAGCTCAAGACTACTATAAGAAGCAACAGCTGCGAGAACTGGCACTGCTGAATGGTACACTTCGTGATGATGTCTCTCAAATGTCTGGTTCTGTATCACCCTTTCACAACAGCCTGGGAATGAAGAGGGCGAAAACCAGGGTGTGA
- the LOC121754084 gene encoding KH domain-containing protein At5g56140-like isoform X2 codes for MSSARYMAYSPSPSAPHSPHIAATRTAASALVEQEKYLTDLLAERNKLNPFMAVLPNCYRMLNQEILRVTTLLGSASVLEQSMLEHASPLASGGIYSNGGANANRWASSPFQSEISSVMQSSSTPNWLGSQGSSSGLIVKRTIRVDIPVDQYPSYNFVGRLLGPRGNSLKRVEATTECRVLIRGRGSIKDPTREEMMRGKPGYEHLNEPLHILVEAELPVEIIDARLMQSREILEDLLKPMDEAQDYYKKQQLRELALLNGTLRDDVSQMSGSVSPFHNSLGMKRAKTRV; via the exons ATGTCGTCCGCCAGGTACATGGCTTactccccctccccctccgcCCCCCACTCTCCTCACATCGCCGCCACCCGCACCGCCGCCTCTGCTCTCGTCGAGCAAGAGAA GTACCTCACAGACTTGCTGGCAGAACGTAACAAGCTCAATCCTTTTATGGCTGTGCTTCCAAATTGCTACCGGATGCTGAATCAGG AAATATTGCGTGTAACTACACTGTTGGGGAGTGCATCAGTTTTAGAACAAAGTATGCTTGAACATGCTAGCCCCCTGGCTTCAGGAGGAATATATTCAAATGGAGGAGCTAACGCGAACAGATGGGCATCATCACCCTTTCAATCAGAA ATATCTAGTGTAATGCAATCTTCCTCCACTCCAAACTGGCTTGGTTCCCAAGGTAGCTCTTCTGGTCTCATAGTCAAGCGGACAATCAGGGTTGATATTCCAGTTGACCAATATCCTAGT TATAATTTTGTTGGACGCCTCCTTGGCCCTAGAGGAAATTCTTTGAAGCGAGTTGAAGCAACTACCGAGTGCCGTGTTCTAATCAGAGGGCGTGGCAGTATCAAGGATCCAACAAGG GAGGAGATGATGAGAGGTAAACCGGGATATGAGCACCTCAATGAGCCTCTTCACATACTTGTCGAGGCAGAACTGCCTGTTGAGATCATCGATGCTCGTCTAATGCAGTCACGTGAGATACTAGAAGATTTACTTAAGCCTATG GACGAAGCTCAAGACTACTATAAGAAGCAACAGCTGCGAGAACTGGCACTGCTGAATGGTACACTTCGTGATGATGTCTCTCAAATGTCTGGTTCTGTATCACCCTTTCACAACAGCCTGGGAATGAAGAGGGCGAAAACCAGGGTGTGA
- the LOC121754262 gene encoding uncharacterized protein LOC121754262, whose product MAEGKDAHVLEIPVVDEEQRCRHRSGCTAAMRIHPLAEISRSPGHFLLLKLWQREEDLFGRRMSKKESRMDSIRSEIFHLCTQFFLFHGVFFTILFASSPQERCGEWWFPTLLSGSASAAIAFMVHCKLWRFWKVEGQLQRERAEARALTRCVQELRMKGASFDLSKEPNRGKRLKSSSVEIKWGPLTWCSRYRVTLLLVSFAGLALPSCRFVLCA is encoded by the coding sequence ATGGCTGAAGGTAAAGACGCTCACGTGCTGGAAATTCCGGTGGTGGATGAGGAGCAGCGCTGCCGCCACAGATCGGGTTGTACGGCGGCGATGCGGATCCATCCGCTGGCGGAGATCTCGCGCAGCCCGGGGCACTTCCTCCTGCTGAAGCTGTGGCAGAGGGAGGAGGATCTGTTCGGGAGGAGAATGTCGAAAAAGGAATCGCGGATGGACTCGATCCGGAGCGAGATCTTCCACCTCTGCACTCAATTCTTCCTCTTCCACGGCGTGTTCTTCACGATCCTCTTCGCATCGTCGCCGCAGGAGAGGTGCGGCGAGTGGTGGTTTCCGACGCTGCTGTCGGGGAGCGCGTCGGCGGCGATCGCGTTCATGGTGCACTGCAAGCTGTGGAGGTTCTGGAAGGTGGAAGGGCAACTGCAGAGGGAGCGTGCGGAGGCTCGTGCGCTGACGCGGTGCGTGCAGGAGCTGAGGATGAAGGGCGCGAGCTTCGATCTGAGCAAGGAGCCGAACAGGGGGAAGCGGTTGAAAAGCTCCAGCGTGGAGATCAAGTGGGGACCACTCACGTGGTGCTCTCGCTACAGAGTCACGCTCCTCCTCGTCTCCTTCGCTGGATTGGCGCTGCCTTCCTGCAGATTCGTGCTCTGCGCCTGA